GCCCAGCACCAATCTCCCAAACAGAGCCGCGTTTCGACGCTGATCTCCTCCGCAGGTTGGGTTAGCACTTGTCGGAGGGCGGCGGACGCTTCAACGTCGTTTCGTTCGATCCAGTTGAGGGTACGACTGTAGGCGTGCTGTGCCTTTACAGCAATGGCAGTAGGGGCGTGTTTTGCAAAGATTGCCTCCATCCCCTGTCTCAGTGTTCTGAGATCTACCACCTCGATCCCCGTTTCGGCGTGGATCTGTTCTAGCTCGATTTCGCCATTGCAGAAGCTGCGCCACGACAGATCGTAGAGAAAGAAGTCAAGTCCGGAACTATCCGGGGCACACACCCACACCTTATCATCGGTCTGGGTGTGGTCGAGATTGGCGACATCGTGCAGCAATCGGAAACGTTCACCGGGGCGTCTCAGCATTTTAATTTTCTCTTGTGCCGATGCGATGTTTGCTCCGGTGAGCTCGTCAATCCCGTAGGCGTGTTCGGCGATGAGACGTACCGCTTCGCCATATCCCGTGAACTGTGTTGCTTCCCATGCCTCTCGGATGCCCTCAAAGCGTCCAGCGATATCTGGGTCTGAACCATCCATCAGATGTTTCATCGCGTCGGACGATGCGCCTGCTGTGTTGAGGTCTGCGGGGACGTAATTTCCAAACAGGTCTTGTAAGATATCTGGACCGTCCTCCAGCCATACATATTCTCGATCCAAATGTTCATGTGTGTCAACTAAAGGTGTACCCTGAATGTGATGTGCCAAATCGGTTGACATATTTTCCCTCCTTGTGTAGGCTATGCTACAATATGTTATACCATCTGTAATTCTGTCAGAAATATAGACAGCGGAACTTCCTTTCGGAGGCGTCCATGCGTTCGTGTGCTATTTTTGATCTGGATGGGACGATTATCGACAACTCTTCTGAGCGGGTATTCCTCAAATATCTACTTGAGGGCGGTGAGCTGCCGTTTCGTAACCTGTCCCAATGGCTCCTTGATTTTATACGGTTTCGAGATCTGCGTCAAGCCAAAGCAAACAAGGTGTATCTGAAAGGCTTAGATTATCAGCGTATCCACAGCTTAGCACAGATCTGTTTTACGGAACGCTTGGTGGAACGAATCTCGCCTAAAGTTTTTGACCTCATCGAATTTCATCGCACCGAAGGACGAGCTATTGTTATTTTATCCGGATCCCTAGAACTTTTGGTCCGGTTTTTCCATGAACACCTGAAGACGGATCTCATGATTGGCTATGGGCTAGAAATCGTTGAAGAAGAAATCACAGGGTGCTGTGTGGGTTTAAATCCTTACGGCGAGAATAAAGCCAAATTGGTTCAGCGACTTGCTGAGACACACAATTTTGACCTGAGTAAATCTTATGCCTATGGGAATCACTATTCGGACGCACACAAACTCAAGCAGGTTGGACACCCGGTCGCCGTTAATCCCGATAAGAAACTACGCGAAACCGCCATCGCCAACGGCTGGCAGATTGAACAGTTTCATACAGATTAACCCGAGTATTTTGGGCAGGTACAAGACCTGCCCCTACATTTGATTGGTTTCTGTAGGGGCAACCCACCGATGAATCGGGATTAAGAAGCTTGTGGTTGCCTTGCTGTAGGTCGATTTTCCAAAATCAACTAAGACCAATATCCGTAGGTCGGGCAGCTTCATCCACTATGAGAAGTCAGTAGAAAACCTGGATTTCCACTCCCTGTACGGTGACCTCACCAGCGACGACTGAGACTCCGACATGATTCCTGCCCTGTATAAGCAGATCGGGACTTATCGCCTGACGTAGGGCGTGGACTCGCCCTTGTTGCGAAGCGCTATCCGTATTGTCGGGCGGGAGCCAAGGGTCGGTCGATTCAAGTTCTGACAACGGTTGCTGGTTGAGTGTAAACTCGATTTGACTCGTTTCGGTGAGATCAGTGTAAGTGAGGGACAGCCATATCGTCCGAGGTGTAGGAGATTCAGTGAAATCTTCCCCCACCAAAATGGGAACATCCACCTGTTCTCCACGCTCTAGGGCTTGTGGGAGCGTTGCGTGCAGCCAGTTGTGTGGCAACATCGGTTTCTCCCCCAAGAGGCGGTCGGCGGCATAGAGTTTATCCTTACCCCGCATCGCTTGGGGCGCATCTATCTCTCGAAGTAGCTGTATCTGAGGGGCGAATTGTGAGTTTTTGTCGGGACGGTGCACGTAGGAGTGGGCGTTCCAGTTGAAGGTGTA
This portion of the Candidatus Poribacteria bacterium genome encodes:
- a CDS encoding amidohydrolase family protein, which produces MSTDLAHHIQGTPLVDTHEHLDREYVWLEDGPDILQDLFGNYVPADLNTAGASSDAMKHLMDGSDPDIAGRFEGIREAWEATQFTGYGEAVRLIAEHAYGIDELTGANIASAQEKIKMLRRPGERFRLLHDVANLDHTQTDDKVWVCAPDSSGLDFFLYDLSWRSFCNGEIELEQIHAETGIEVVDLRTLRQGMEAIFAKHAPTAIAVKAQHAYSRTLNWIERNDVEASAALRQVLTQPAEEISVETRLCLGDWCWARGVEQSIEHNLPFKIHTGYYAGNDRMPISRIPAGNMCDLFARYLDAKFVLMHISYPYTDELVALAKHYRNIWVDLCWAWSIDPYSSRDFLRRFLHAVPSNKLFAFGGDTHWPTSAMAYAIQARNEIRRALEAEIADGYMTEAQAMQIATRIMRDNQYGCFDVEGTRANIRDAA
- a CDS encoding HAD-IB family hydrolase produces the protein MRSCAIFDLDGTIIDNSSERVFLKYLLEGGELPFRNLSQWLLDFIRFRDLRQAKANKVYLKGLDYQRIHSLAQICFTERLVERISPKVFDLIEFHRTEGRAIVILSGSLELLVRFFHEHLKTDLMIGYGLEIVEEEITGCCVGLNPYGENKAKLVQRLAETHNFDLSKSYAYGNHYSDAHKLKQVGHPVAVNPDKKLRETAIANGWQIEQFHTD